CTCACAACATACCCCAGTTACGCAGCTTACTTAAGACGCTCACAACAGACCTTCTTTGTTACTGGGTGCAccagaaaacatgtcagcagtgtcaTACGTCAGCAgcgttgtgaacgcgctcacagcAGACCCGGAAGAGACGAcgatgctgaataaagttgttgttttttatttttggaccaaaatgtattttcgatgcttcaaaaaattctaactgaacctctgatgtcacatggactactttgaagatgtttttattatctttctggacatggacagtataccgtacatacattttcaatggagggtcagaaagcttttggactaaatctaaaatatcttaaactgtgttacgaagatgaatggaggtcttacgggtttggaacgacatgagggtgagtcattaatgacattattaaaatttttcggtgaactaaccctttaatgctttcatacaaacatacaatcataataattcaatatttatgaTTACACTGATCCCTGACTGGTCTAACACCAGGCTGGGAAATAGCAGTGTTGATAACTGGCGAACCTAACTGATTAGAAAAGATTGCGATTTAAACTTAAACTTGAGTTTAAGTTTATACTGGGTTTGAATTTAGAGCAATAAGTGTTTTGCCATGATGGTTCTATGAATCTACAGATTTGTGAGAGACATAGAAAAGTAGAGTTCAGGTAGATGGGGCTAAACTTTACCATCAGCCTGCTCCTGGGAAACTGCGCTATCATCTGCAAAACATCTTGTGCCTGAAATGTTACCATAGTCAAATATCGGCCCTTCCAGCAATGTCACAATATCCAGCCGATTGATCTTAGTCAGGACTGCAGTTAAGGCATCcgctaaaaggaaaaaaaaaaagatattcatgGTTGCACATATTAGCTGAACAATAAATTTAGCCTTTAAGTTGTTTCACTTATAATGGCTTAGAATATGATTTGGAAACAGAAGTCTGTCCCTGCCCAAACCCCACCCACCTTTCTCCTCTCTGTATGATTTACCCTTATTCAGAAAATATGTAGTGCATAGGCACACTTACTTGTAGCGTTTTTACCATCTCGGCTAACCCATTTCTTTAATAGCATGAAACTCTGAGCTGTCAATGAGTTGGGGTTTTCCACACGGATTTGATTTATCTCATCAACCGAAAATTCCATTTCCCTGGCCAGCTCTGCAAcacattaaatatagattaacGACTCCTCTGTCTTTACCACTCCCCCCGTACACATGTGCGCAGTACTGCAGTGACTGCAGATGGCACACCCTACTGATCGCAGCAGCACCGATGCTTTGAGAATCAACAACAAATAATTCAAAGTCAtatgtgcaaaaaataataatactaaaaagcagcatttaggggtaaaaatgtgacattatttGCACAGATGACATTATTACAGAGATATAAACATATAGAGTATATTTGTGCTAAGGTGCAATGCAACACTTTATCCTCTAGGTGGTGTCGTTTCTCACCAGTCCAACTCAGGCCAAGATGATCCGCCACAATAGCCATACGTACATCTGTTCTTTCACAGGGGCTCTGAGGGCCTGAGAGCAGAAGATGGAAAGCCATGAAAatctttaaaacataatattcagAGAAgtatttagaaaagtaataaatcAGACTACCCTTTTCTGATCAAGTCAAGATAATTAAAAGTTTGGGggagatttttgcatttttaagccACAACAAAATGAGTCAATATCCAAATAACAGGTGAGGGGAGATTGATCAGAAAAGagttgcaaaaatattttgatatagtCAATTATCTTGTTAGTGGTTTTAAGAGGTTAGATTTGTAAAGAATGCATCTAACCAATCTATTTGGAAATGTTTAAACCTTCTTACAGTATACTCTTACcagaaacacaacaaataaattgcaaaaaagaCATGATTCAAATGTCTCTACAGCTACAGCAGAGGGTCAAATGCGAATTCACAGTATCAAATGAAACTAAACATGCGGTATCTTTGGTGCTGTGCTAGGACTGTGTGTCTGCGTGGGCTCACAAGATCTATAGGCTTCCTTAACACCTTACACGAAACTAGGAACCAAAAAAATGGCCAGCAACCCACTCACACTGGCATGCTACAGTAAAACTGACTATCCATAGAAAGAGATCTGAAAACAGGTTAAGAGACCAGCACACAAgtacacaaagagagagaaaatgacaaatgacagaGATGACATCTACAGTCAGGTCACACCACAGGCAATCACAACGGCTCATGCAACTAAGATCATACAAGTGTAAAGTTTTACAAACTAGGCTTGATCTCCACGCCGGGGGCCACTTGAGGCCCAGCACCCTGACTGCCTTCACCTCCATCAGTCCTcctactcctcctcctcctgtctcTCCTGGACTGCTCAACCTGTGATCTCACGTCTCTAGCAGACCTGGATGTATGGTAGGGTTGCGACGCTTCTGATAAAGATGTGTTCCTTGATGTGCTGCTTTCTTCATCCTTATCATATGCCTGCATCTTTTTCTCTTCACTGGAAAGGCAGTCCACTTGCTTTACTGCACTACTAGGTTTTGAACTACTAGAACTTTTGCCAACCTCACGTAGGGGCTTCTGATCACATTTACTGCCTGATCTACTCACTGGACCGGGTTTTGATCTTTTGTTGTTGGTTATCGTTTTGGTTGGCTGTGTTTTACCTTTCTGTTTGGCTATTGTGGTGGTCCTACATTTCCCAACTGGTGAGGAACTAACATGTTTAACCTTCATCATTGGGATTCTAGATTTAGGCTTCACATCTGGGAATGGATCTAATCGATTCCTGGCTACTGGTCTAATCTTCTGAATTGGTTTAGAAGATACTAGATCTTTTTTACAACCCAGTGGTGGATGAGGTGCTCTCACTGGCAACCTAGACTTTGGTGGCTTTCTTGTAATGTCTTTGCATTTGGAGATTACATCATTCTCTGTACTGCCATTCCTGAAAGTACCAGTGTCCTTTCTGACTGAATCTTCACATGGGTTTATTAATTGAACTGAGCAAAGATCAGACATTAACAGCTGTTCAGTTTGTATGCCGCTTTGTAGCAAGCAGTGTGTTCCAGCATTTAAGGCCTCAAGATTAGCATTATTACTACAGTTTCTGGAATTACTGGAAGTTGTCTGGAGGTATGTTTGTGGTTCTGTCCTCGATGAGTCTGTCATCTGATTGTACTTGCTTGTGCTATAGGTGTCTGGTCCTACTTGATGTGCAGTTTCTGGTGTTTGACCTTGTGAACTATCCCAGTCTACACAAACAAAATCTCTCCTCTCAATGTTGGAAGATTTGAGTCCTACCTTAAAAGAAGAACATAAAGAACTGACTTCTGAATAGGGGGGAGGCTCCATGTCATGAGATGTGTCAGAGTGGTCAGTGCATATCTGAATGATATTGTATGATATAACCGTGTTGTCCTCCATCTTAACTTGTGCTCTCTCAACTATCTGTGGATTTGAGGTGACTACATTTGGTTTTCTGACCCCATCCCCTATCCTCCCTCCTAATGTATGCTCACCGATCTGAAAAAATTGCAGCCTCTCTTCAACAAAATCCCGCTTGCTCATGTCAATCGCACCACTGCGGGTCATCTCAAACATCTTCCCTTCGTGGAAGGGGAAAGGGTTTGGCTCGCTAGTTGGTGTGCTTTCATCGGTTGGGGTTCTTGCAGGAGTTGTGTCAGGGGTTGTTGCTGTAGACTTGTCATCTACTGCTAGCCCAAACGGCTTGGGCTCATCATCTTTTATTCTAGCGTCCACTACTTCATCTTCTCCTCCCTTGCTTGACCAAGGATCAAAGCCTTTTGTTGCAACAGTTTTAAAAGGCGTATTAAACTCCTCATCTAGCTTGTAACTAAAGTAAGTTTCAGACAATCCTTGATCAGATTGTTTTCCATCCTTTTCACCGTCCTTTCCATTCCTTTTGTTTGAGGGATCAGTCTTAGCTTTGGTCTTTTTGTAATCCTCAGCTGGTGATTCTTCATGAATTACTTCAAGTTTACTTTGGCAACGGTCACTTGGTCTAGACATATTATCTAATGCCCAAAGATCCTTTCTGTTTTCATTGGGAAATCCAAATGGTTTGGCAATAGATTCACTTAAGCCGTCATCCTCATCTTGAAGTTCATATCCATCAAGAGAGTCGATCTCAGTGGCATCAGTGTCATGAGAGAACTCTGCAGTTGTCGCTATTGAGCAATCTGTGATGGACTGATCATTGCCATTTTGTTCATAATCATAATCTTCTGCTTTTCCATTATCATTTGCCCCTTGTTCTTTATCGTTTCCATTCTTGTCCGTTTTTTTGGATGGGCTTTTCATCAAATCTTTGTCCTCATCTATCTTAAAGGTATATTTCTTTATTGGAATAGGTTTAAAGACAGATTCCTCCTCCGCACTTGAATCACTATCATTAGCTCCTGGGGGCACAGGAGATGGAGGCTGGACTCTTATTATAGGTTCAGCAAGAAGATGTTTATCATGCTCCTCTTGGAGATTTACTTCCATCAATTCAGTCTCAGCCTCTGAGGAAGGAGTTGACCCTTTTTTCTCAGGCTGTGAGGAATCAGAATCCAAGGGTGGTGGAGGAGGGAACTCTATATATGCAACTCTTTTGTTTTGTGTCCCCTGGCCATTTTCGTGCTTACCATTGGCTCCTTTTTCTGGTCCAGATTCTGTCAAATGAATAGCTTTGCCTTGCTCACTATCTTCTGACTCCTCTGAAACCTCAGCTATTGGGCTTGCAATACCTggcataaatgcaataaatggatCAGGGGTTCTTGAGGTGAGATCATAGCTGACCTCTTCTGAGCTTGGTGTCTCTGGAGTCATAGGACTTTTGCCAGAGCTATCGATAAAAGAGAACTGTTCTAAAGTGTCATCATCTGGGCTGCCTTGAGGAGATGTGGGCTGTTTCTGTTTAACTGCATAAATTGTTCGGCTTTCTGAGCTAACCATCTTTTTGAATGTTCCATTGCTTCCTCCTCCTCCCATATCTTTGTCAGACTGTTTCCCTACTTGAACACTTACATAGACTGGTAAAGTTTTAAGCCCTTTGAAACTTTCTCTTGTTGTAACGGTGGATATTTTTTCGACCAAACTACTGTCACTTAGACCACTTGTTCTACTTTCAGCAGAGACCTCTTCAGACTTCTTTGTTGCAGCTTCCTCTCTCTGTAACTCTGAACGGCCCTGAACCCTTGGTTTGGTCAGGGTAGGTATTTGCGATGGGCTCTTTTCGGATAATTTAGTTAATGTGTCTTGATTTGCCTTCTTTGACTGATTATTGTCTGAAGAACCAGGTGATGTTCTCACAGGAATATGAGATTCTGTCTTTTTCATAAGGGTCTTTATCTGAAAGTCATTCCTACTGATATTATCCTTAGAGAATGAAGCTGTTTTAACTGTCTCATTTTTAATGTCACCCTTTAAAAACTGCTGCTCTTTAATATCATTAATTGCACTATGCCTGTCTACAATATTTCCATCTTTCAAATCTTGAGAGTCAACTTTAGTAGAGCTCTCCCGAGATTTATCAAACTCTTGatctttcattttctcaaaatgagaaGCTCTTTTAACAACAGTATCTGATTTTTCAGGTAAACATTTTTCACCCAACTGTGTTGAGACAATAGTACTGCTACTTTTATCGTTTTCTGTTAGTTTTTTAGGAGGTGGGTGTCCTTCGTCTGTGGAATCAGCTTTTGAACCACCGTAAAACTGATACACTGGTAATTTACTTTCTGTTAGTTTCTTAACTGGTTGTTTTGATTGTGTTAGAGGCACATTCTGATCCTGTTTCTGTGCTTCTATTTCAAACTTTTGTCGAACAGAACTCACTCTAAAAGTCTTAACGGGGACTGGGGGGCCTGCATCACCTGTCTTTGTCTGCTTAAGATCTTCGTGCTGTTTTGGCTTGTCCTCACTGAACTGTGATAGCATATGCCTCTCGGGACTGTTTGGCAGACTTGCACTTTTCCTTTCATTTGTGCTGCCAAACATCTTCTGTCTGCCTTTGTCCCATTCCTCAGCTGCAGTCTTTTGCTTTTTCTCAGGGCTGCTGCACGTTGAGCTCGGCCCTGACTGTGTCTCTCGTGATAATCTTGTTGGTTTCTTTTTCTCAGGGGACTGGAGCTCATCATTTAACTTTTCAGTTTTGTCCCTAAAAAACTGTGAAACTTCACTCAGTTTCTCCTCTGCCTCTTTAATGGTCCGATCTACTCTATCTTCATATATGAGCTTCTCTCTGTTCCTGTCCTGCCTATCCTGGGCGAATCTCATCCACACCGCATGTTTAGGGCTACCGGGTTCTGTGGTATAATGTAATACTGTAACTTTGTCATATTGCTCATCTTGTGGGGGATATTTACCTGATTTCTCTGATGCATCCCTTGCTGACTTTAATTTGGACTGCTTCCTGGGGCCAGCTACTTTTTCTCCATATATGCCTTCTGCCCCATGGACCTCAGTGGCTACGCTATGCGCCTGATCTGCCACTGAGTCCTCAGTATCAGAATGTGATATGTCTAATTTTTCTGAGAGCAACATTTTTTcagcaaacctgtatgactcccCTCTCAACTCAGATAACTCATCATCATGATACTCAATAGAATGCTGGCTTAGAAGTTTTAAAGCTTTATATGACTCATCTGCAATAAGCTGAGCTGAACCTGGACGAGACTCTTCCTCTTGGGAAACAGGTGTATTGACTCTGGATGTGTCTAAGAAGGACGGAAGTGATTCCTCAGCAGTAAGTTCCTCCTCATCTTGAAGAGTCTCATAATCACCATCAACCCTTTCAACAAGCTCCTTAAGACCTCGGTCACTCCTGCATATAAACTCTGGATGCTTTTTAGTCTCTCTGATTATAACTTCTGTCGGGTCAGTTGTGTTGCCCTTTTCTATGTGAACCTCAATAATTCTCTCAACTTTGGGTTTTTTGTCCTTTTCGAGGAACCGTGGGGACAATTCATCTCCTTTAATGGCATCTTGGCCAGTTTTGTGCTCAAATAAACCGGCAAATTCTTTGGAAGGGTCTCTTCCAGACTGAAAAGCTTTCATTATGTCTCGGACTGACATTGTTTCTCCAGCATCTTTCAGTTGAGGTTTGTGGTAGACCATTCGAGTTGTAGTGGTGATATGAGTTTCTTCTTTGACGCAGGCCAGTTCCTCAGAGCTGGCTTTCATCTGCAAGGCTTTTACCTTATCTTTGATCGAGCTAACTGCTGGCTCAGGCTCAACCGGAGGCTTTAAAACTGCTGCCTCATCCATTAGTGGCTCACAGACCTCCTCAGGATGTTCATAGCTCCTGATGACGTGAACAACCTCAGTTCTGGTTTCTGTTATGACAGGGGGAATAGGCAGATCTGTGAAGGGGGGTTTGGGCCCTGTGCTCTCTGCACTTTGAGGAGCTGATGGGGTCTTTTCACTTCTGGTTTCAAAACCACTATCTGAGAGGGGACTCTTATCTTGTTCATGGGAAAAGTCATCAGGAGATTCCAGGATAGCATCTGTGCCATTGTAGGAATCTGCTAACTTACTCAAGTCTTTCTCTGAGGGAGAGGTCCGCATACCTGTGGGTGGCATTTTGAGCTTGTGCTCCGGTTTTATGGTACGCTTTTGTTTTTCCTCCCCTTCCTTCTTTATTTCATCATACCTGCTCTTTACATCAGCTATTTTTGAAAGGGAACTGGCACCAAGATCATTCATTAAGTAATCAACCACTTTAGCTAAATTGAGATCTTTGTCTGGCACTGACTGTGGCCCGACAGGAAGAGTTGGTTCAAATGTTGGCAGGGAACGCATGGCACTCTGTCGTGCCTCCTCAATTTCATCTTTGGAGAACTCTTCCCATTCATCTTCTGAGGCCCTGTCTTTACTTGAGCTTTTGGCCTCGCTCAGGACATCTTTTGTAAGAATTTCACTAACTTTGACAAGGTCCTCTTTAACTTTCTCAACCAAACTGAAAGGCTCTTCATCCTCCACCCTGGACTCTTTAAAAACATGCGAGTGGAAGCTTTTGGCTGTGGTTGATGAGTCAGTTTGTAAGATTGCAGtcattcttatcagatcttcctTCATATCTGCCACATCCTTAAGAATCTCTTGACTGGATGTCAATGTGGGTGCAGCAGCAGCTTTTAGGACTGTTGGGGAAATAAAAAGTGAGGGCTTTGAGGGTTTAATCCGTGATGTTGAGGACTGTGCTTGGGTGTGTGTCTGAGGTGTGATTGTTATTTTTTCTGGGAGTTTCTTCCCCTGGGGTTCAGGAAGCACACTGACCACGGAGAATACCGGAACGGACATGGAAATGGGTGATATTGATGTGGTGGTAGTGGCTGGTGATCTAAGGGTATCGTAAACAGAACTTGATAAATTTGATCTTAAAGGTGAAGATACAGATTTTAGTGCACTATAATTTGACGTTAAGCCAGCAGTAAGTGTTTTCTCAGCCTCACTGAAGGCTGCACCAACACTGGCCGTAGCTGCTTGCGTTGTGGCCTGTATCCGTTCTTGTAAGCTGTAAACCCCTCCTGTAAACAGACGGGAAGATGCAGAGGAGGATGAGGGGTATTTTATCGGTGAAATGGATCCGTTTAGCAGGACTGTTTCAGTACTGGATATTGTAGGCTTAGCTGATGAAGAAAGTGATGACAGAATCGTACCCCTAGCTGCATCTGTGGTTGTTTTAATAGAGGACAAGCTTGATATGTTTCGAATGG
This region of Cyprinus carpio isolate SPL01 chromosome B12, ASM1834038v1, whole genome shotgun sequence genomic DNA includes:
- the LOC109100368 gene encoding ankyrin-3-like isoform X33, which translates into the protein MATIGTGESEPAQTDSNASYLRAARAGNLEKALDYIKSGVDINICNQNGLNALHLASKEGHVEVVAELIKLGATVDAATKKGNTALHIASLAGQVDVVKELVTNRANINAQSQNGFTPLYMAAQENHLDVVKFLLDNGSSQSIATEDGFTPLAVALQQGHDQVVSLLLENDTKGKVRLPALHIAARKDDTKAAALLLQNDHNADVESKMMVNRTTESGFTPLHIAAHYGNINVATLLLNRGAAVDFKARNDITPLHVASKRGNANMVRLLLERGARIDAKTKDGLTPLHCGARSGHEQVLEMLLDRGAPILSKTKNGLSPLHMATQGDHLNCVQLLLHHEVPVDDVTNDYLTALHVAAHCGHYKVAKVLVDKKANPNAKALNGFTPLHIACKKNRIKVMELLLKHGASIQAVTESGLTPIHVAAFMGHENIVTQLTNHGASPNTMNVRGETALHMAARAGQANVVKFLVANGADVDAKAKDDQTPLHISSRLGKPDIVQQLLQHGASPDATTTSGYTPLHLAARDGHKDVGSILLDNGASLGITTKKGFTPLHVAAKYGKIEVAKLLLQKRAPPDAAGKSGLTPLHVAAHYDNQKVALLLLDQGASPHAAAKNGYTPLHIAAKKNQMEIATTLLEYGADTNATTRQGISPLHLAAQEGNVDMVTLLLARETAINLGNKNGLTPLHLAAQEDKVNVSEVLVNHGATIDPETKMGYTPLHVACHYGNIKMVHFLLKNQAKVNAKTKNGYTPLHQAAQQGHTHIINLLLQHGASPNELTVNGNTALAIARRLGYISVVDTLKVVTEETHTTVTVTEKHKLNVPETMNEVLDMSDDEVRRANVPEMLNEDYISDVDEGEDAMTGDTDKYLGPQDLRELGDDSLPQEGYVGFSVGARTASPKVSLRSFSSDRSNTLNRSSFTRDSMMIEEILAPNKDTGVCREMPTLVDSHFKHLTLAKDYNANSMRRCSWTPETLDNVNLVSSPVHSGISPSPLQYDNRFLVSFMVDARGGSMRGSRHNGMRIIIPPRKCTAPTRITCRLVKRHKLASLPPMVEGEGLASRLVEVGPAGAQFLGPVIVEIPHFGSMRGKERELIMLRSENGETWKEHHYDCKSEDLVELLNGMDEELDSTADLEKKRICRIITKDFPQYFAVVSRIKQESNQMGPDGGVLSSMTVPLVQASFPEGALTKKIRVGLQAQPVPDEAVKKIIGNRATFSPIVTVEPRRRKFHKPITMTLPVPPLSGEGVVNGYKGDPTPSLRLLCSITGGTSPAQWEDITGTTPLTFMNDCVSFTTNVSARFWLADCHQTPETVGLATQLYRELICVPYMAKFVVFAKMNDPVESSLRCFCMTDDKVDKTLEQQENFEEVARSKDIEVLEGKPIYVDCYGNLAPLTKAGQQLVFNFYAFKENRLPFCVKVRDSSQEPCGRLSFLREPKTSKGLAQTAICNLNITLPGLKKDVDSDPEEETEKPERRHTFASLALRKRYSYLTEPGTKTVERSTTRTLPAGYAHKPVFSTRSYQAWSTAPITVPGQTKCGLGSLSSSPSNTPSVSPLKSVWSISSASPIKSTLGTSNASPAKSVSDVASPIRTYRSMSSPIKTVVQQPQNQVQISSSLLSSPGKTGTDPVSIKGLAASLSSRANLISSPGSMLDRTFTTVTQADSIKSTTNTYTSSFKSTLAPSSIVASSPIRNISSLSSIKTTTDAARGTILSSLSSSAKPTISSTETVLLNGSISPIKYPSSSSASSRLFTGGVYSLQERIQATTQAATASVGAAFSEAEKTLTAGLTSNYSALKSVSSPLRSNLSSSVYDTLRSPATTTTSISPISMSVPVFSVVSVLPEPQGKKLPEKITITPQTHTQAQSSTSRIKPSKPSLFISPTVLKAAAAPTLTSSQEILKDVADMKEDLIRMTAILQTDSSTTAKSFHSHVFKESRVEDEEPFSLVEKVKEDLVKVSEILTKDVLSEAKSSSKDRASEDEWEEFSKDEIEEARQSAMRSLPTFEPTLPVGPQSVPDKDLNLAKVVDYLMNDLGASSLSKIADVKSRYDEIKKEGEEKQKRTIKPEHKLKMPPTGMRTSPSEKDLSKLADSYNGTDAILESPDDFSHEQDKSPLSDSGFETRSEKTPSAPQSAESTGPKPPFTDLPIPPVITETRTEVVHVIRSYEHPEEVCEPLMDEAAVLKPPVEPEPAVSSIKDKVKALQMKASSEELACVKEETHITTTTRMVYHKPQLKDAGETMSVRDIMKAFQSGRDPSKEFAGLFEHKTGQDAIKGDELSPRFLEKDKKPKVERIIEVHIEKGNTTDPTEVIIRETKKHPEFICRSDRGLKELVERVDGDYETLQDEEELTAEESLPSFLDTSRVNTPVSQEEESRPGSAQLIADESYKALKLLSQHSIEYHDDELSELRGESYRFAEKMLLSEKLDISHSDTEDSVADQAHSVATEVHGAEGIYGEKVAGPRKQSKLKSARDASEKSGKYPPQDEQYDKVTVLHYTTEPGSPKHAVWMRFAQDRQDRNREKLIYEDRVDRTIKEAEEKLSEVSQFFRDKTEKLNDELQSPEKKKPTRLSRETQSGPSSTCSSPEKKQKTAAEEWDKGRQKMFGSTNERKSASLPNSPERHMLSQFSEDKPKQHEDLKQTKTGDAGPPVPVKTFRVSSVRQKFEIEAQKQDQNVPLTQSKQPVKKLTESKLPVYQFYGGSKADSTDEGHPPPKKLTENDKSSSTIVSTQLGEKCLPEKSDTVVKRASHFEKMKDQEFDKSRESSTKVDSQDLKDGNIVDRHSAINDIKEQQFLKGDIKNETVKTASFSKDNISRNDFQIKTLMKKTESHIPVRTSPGSSDNNQSKKANQDTLTKLSEKSPSQIPTLTKPRVQGRSELQREEAATKKSEEVSAESRTSGLSDSSLVEKISTVTTRESFKGLKTLPVYVSVQVGKQSDKDMGGGGSNGTFKKMVSSESRTIYAVKQKQPTSPQGSPDDDTLEQFSFIDSSGKSPMTPETPSSEEVSYDLTSRTPDPFIAFMPGIASPIAEVSEESEDSEQGKAIHLTESGPEKGANGKHENGQGTQNKRVAYIEFPPPPPLDSDSSQPEKKGSTPSSEAETELMEVNLQEEHDKHLLAEPIIRVQPPSPVPPGANDSDSSAEEESVFKPIPIKKYTFKIDEDKDLMKSPSKKTDKNGNDKEQGANDNGKAEDYDYEQNGNDQSITDCSIATTAEFSHDTDATEIDSLDGYELQDEDDGLSESIAKPFGFPNENRKDLWALDNMSRPSDRCQSKLEVIHEESPAEDYKKTKAKTDPSNKRNGKDGEKDGKQSDQGLSETYFSYKLDEEFNTPFKTVATKGFDPWSSKGGEDEVVDARIKDDEPKPFGLAVDDKSTATTPDTTPARTPTDESTPTSEPNPFPFHEGKMFEMTRSGAIDMSKRDFVEERLQFFQIGEHTLGGRIGDGVRKPNVVTSNPQIVERAQVKMEDNTVISYNIIQICTDHSDTSHDMEPPPYSEVSSLCSSFKVGLKSSNIERRDFVCVDWDSSQGQTPETAHQVGPDTYSTSKYNQMTDSSRTEPQTYLQTTSSNSRNCSNNANLEALNAGTHCLLQSGIQTEQLLMSDLCSVQLINPCEDSVRKDTGTFRNGSTENDVISKCKDITRKPPKSRLPVRAPHPPLGCKKDLVSSKPIQKIRPVARNRLDPFPDVKPKSRIPMMKVKHVSSSPVGKCRTTTIAKQKGKTQPTKTITNNKRSKPGPVSRSGSKCDQKPLREVGKSSSSSKPSSAVKQVDCLSSEEKKMQAYDKDEESSTSRNTSLSEASQPYHTSRSARDVRSQVEQSRRDRRRRSRRTDGGEGSQGAGPQVAPGVEIKPSPQSPCERTDVRMAIVADHLGLSWTELAREMEFSVDEINQIRVENPNSLTAQSFMLLKKWVSRDGKNATTDALTAVLTKINRLDIVTLLEGPIFDYGNISGTRCFADDSAVSQEQADGYHNIELELKSPSEVTYEPPTPLCEDDFFSEDIRLKFPSSAPVRPSELSLPNTSGPVSADTKPPTVMAEDTSIGGRESVSQEDGSAEDDFGVNKESASPSEQHDSEGASKKSDVFPNSPVKEQKEVQPKLPICVSASEAPGESGKSGFDEEDEDMTQEKIKSLLENINLEEGSEDEEMTEERLQAILSQVQLAEKDMSLVSGLQSETSGTNGKTATLSQGLNTVTQGQRESSQELVSSTPGVQTERQNGEHPELQAKARLSSDASESSSKPKGKARKDSGQEGVSSEALEDRGPNNRGEDISKPKVQAGEGGKGIKKEGRQREKVVQS